The following are encoded in a window of Gossypium raimondii isolate GPD5lz chromosome 13, ASM2569854v1, whole genome shotgun sequence genomic DNA:
- the LOC105784120 gene encoding E3 ubiquitin-protein ligase RGLG4 isoform X4, with amino-acid sequence MDSPYVNVFIEGKVSFNNRSLHAIGDTPNPYEKAISIIGKTLAPFDEDNLIPCFGFGDATTHDTEVFSFHNDHSSCHGFEEVLACYRKIVPNLRLAGPTSYAPVIDVAVDIVENSGGQFHVLVIIADGQVTRSVNTSDRELSPQEESTINSIVNASLYPLSIVLVGVGDGPWDDMKKFDDKIPAREFDNFQFVNFTGIMSKNISLKEKETAFALAALMEIPLQYKAVIELGILGQRTGKAKKVVARPPPVSYRRPTPAPPERMPSNVSSSSPADDQTQATCPICLTNTKDLAFNCGHTTCRECGSKVSNCPICRQRITNRLRLFT; translated from the exons ATGGACAG CCCGTACGTCAATGTTTTTATTGAAGGCAAAGTATCATTCAACAACCGGAGTCTACATGCAATTGGTGATACACCAAATCCGTATGAGAAAGCCATCTCCATCATCGGAAAGACTCTGGCTCCATTTGATGAAGACAACTTGATACCTTGTTTCGGCTTTGGTGACG CTACCACGCATGATACGGAAGTGTTTAGCTTCCACAATGATCATTCATCTTGCCATGGATTTGAAGAAGTCTTAGCTTGTTACAGAAAGATTGTTCCAAACTTGAGACTAGCTG GACCAACTTCTTACGCACCTGTAATCGATGTTGCTGTTGACATTGTGGAAAATAGTGGTGGTCAATTCCATGTCTTAGTTATCATTGCAGATGGCCAG GTCACACGAAGTGTTAATACAAGTGACAGAGAGCTCAGTCCACAAGAAGAAAGTACAATCAATTCAATTGTGAATGCAAG CTTATACCCACTGTCGATTGTTCTGGTTGGTGTTGGTGACGGACCTTGGGATGATATGAAGAAATTTGATGATAAGATTCCGGCACGCGAGTTTGACAACTTCCAG TTTGTTAATTTCACAGGGATTATGTCCAAAAATATAAGTCTAAAAGAGAAGGAAACTGCTTTTGCGCTTGCTGCTCTCATGGAAATCCCTTTACAGTACAAAGCAGTGATAGAACTTGGCATTCTTGG ACAACGAACTGGAAAAGCCAAGAAAGTAGTTGCACGGCCTCCCCCAGTTTCCTACCGTAGACCTACACCTGCTCCACCTGAGCGTATGCCGAGCAATGTCTCATCATCATCACCTGCGGATGATCAGACCCAG GCTACATGCCCAATATGCCTTACGAATACAAAGGACTTGGCCTTTAATTGCGGGCATACG ACTTGCAGGGAATGTGGGTCAAAAGTGTCGAATTGTCCAATATGCCGCCAAAGGATTACTAATCGTCTTAGGCTGTTTACTTGA
- the LOC105784120 gene encoding E3 ubiquitin-protein ligase RGLG4 isoform X3 — MRTSMAAAPLQISTRGGESTAPINEPSGPQRKQSTKHKYGFIPDHFSTFDQVTQALREAGLESSNLILGIDFTKSNEWTGKVSFNNRSLHAIGDTPNPYEKAISIIGKTLAPFDEDNLIPCFGFGDATTHDTEVFSFHNDHSSCHGFEEVLACYRKIVPNLRLAGPTSYAPVIDVAVDIVENSGGQFHVLVIIADGQVTRSVNTSDRELSPQEESTINSIVNASLYPLSIVLVGVGDGPWDDMKKFDDKIPAREFDNFQFVNFTGIMSKNISLKEKETAFALAALMEIPLQYKAVIELGILGQRTGKAKKVVARPPPVSYRRPTPAPPERMPSNVSSSSPADDQTQATCPICLTNTKDLAFNCGHTTCRECGSKVSNCPICRQRITNRLRLFT, encoded by the exons ATGAG aacatcCATGGCCGCCGCACCGCTGCAAATTTCTACTCGAGGAGGGGAAAGCACTGCTCCGATTAATGAACCTTCCGGGCCACAAAGAAAACAATCTACAAAGCATAAGTATGGGTTTATTCCTGATCATTTCTCAACCTTCGATCAG GTTACCCAGGCTTTAAGAGAAGCTGGTCTAGAGTCGTCTAATCTCATACTCGGAATCGATTTCACGAAAAGCAATGAATGGACAG GCAAAGTATCATTCAACAACCGGAGTCTACATGCAATTGGTGATACACCAAATCCGTATGAGAAAGCCATCTCCATCATCGGAAAGACTCTGGCTCCATTTGATGAAGACAACTTGATACCTTGTTTCGGCTTTGGTGACG CTACCACGCATGATACGGAAGTGTTTAGCTTCCACAATGATCATTCATCTTGCCATGGATTTGAAGAAGTCTTAGCTTGTTACAGAAAGATTGTTCCAAACTTGAGACTAGCTG GACCAACTTCTTACGCACCTGTAATCGATGTTGCTGTTGACATTGTGGAAAATAGTGGTGGTCAATTCCATGTCTTAGTTATCATTGCAGATGGCCAG GTCACACGAAGTGTTAATACAAGTGACAGAGAGCTCAGTCCACAAGAAGAAAGTACAATCAATTCAATTGTGAATGCAAG CTTATACCCACTGTCGATTGTTCTGGTTGGTGTTGGTGACGGACCTTGGGATGATATGAAGAAATTTGATGATAAGATTCCGGCACGCGAGTTTGACAACTTCCAG TTTGTTAATTTCACAGGGATTATGTCCAAAAATATAAGTCTAAAAGAGAAGGAAACTGCTTTTGCGCTTGCTGCTCTCATGGAAATCCCTTTACAGTACAAAGCAGTGATAGAACTTGGCATTCTTGG ACAACGAACTGGAAAAGCCAAGAAAGTAGTTGCACGGCCTCCCCCAGTTTCCTACCGTAGACCTACACCTGCTCCACCTGAGCGTATGCCGAGCAATGTCTCATCATCATCACCTGCGGATGATCAGACCCAG GCTACATGCCCAATATGCCTTACGAATACAAAGGACTTGGCCTTTAATTGCGGGCATACG ACTTGCAGGGAATGTGGGTCAAAAGTGTCGAATTGTCCAATATGCCGCCAAAGGATTACTAATCGTCTTAGGCTGTTTACTTGA
- the LOC105784120 gene encoding E3 ubiquitin-protein ligase RGLG4 isoform X2: MQIFEYLKKRTSMAAAPLQISTRGGESTAPINEPSGPQRKQSTKHKYGFIPDHFSTFDQVTQALREAGLESSNLILGIDFTKSNEWTGKVSFNNRSLHAIGDTPNPYEKAISIIGKTLAPFDEDNLIPCFGFGDATTHDTEVFSFHNDHSSCHGFEEVLACYRKIVPNLRLAGPTSYAPVIDVAVDIVENSGGQFHVLVIIADGQVTRSVNTSDRELSPQEESTINSIVNASLYPLSIVLVGVGDGPWDDMKKFDDKIPAREFDNFQFVNFTGIMSKNISLKEKETAFALAALMEIPLQYKAVIELGILGQRTGKAKKVVARPPPVSYRRPTPAPPERMPSNVSSSSPADDQTQATCPICLTNTKDLAFNCGHTTCRECGSKVSNCPICRQRITNRLRLFT; the protein is encoded by the exons AtgcaaatttttgaatatttaaaaaaaagaacatcCATGGCCGCCGCACCGCTGCAAATTTCTACTCGAGGAGGGGAAAGCACTGCTCCGATTAATGAACCTTCCGGGCCACAAAGAAAACAATCTACAAAGCATAAGTATGGGTTTATTCCTGATCATTTCTCAACCTTCGATCAG GTTACCCAGGCTTTAAGAGAAGCTGGTCTAGAGTCGTCTAATCTCATACTCGGAATCGATTTCACGAAAAGCAATGAATGGACAG GCAAAGTATCATTCAACAACCGGAGTCTACATGCAATTGGTGATACACCAAATCCGTATGAGAAAGCCATCTCCATCATCGGAAAGACTCTGGCTCCATTTGATGAAGACAACTTGATACCTTGTTTCGGCTTTGGTGACG CTACCACGCATGATACGGAAGTGTTTAGCTTCCACAATGATCATTCATCTTGCCATGGATTTGAAGAAGTCTTAGCTTGTTACAGAAAGATTGTTCCAAACTTGAGACTAGCTG GACCAACTTCTTACGCACCTGTAATCGATGTTGCTGTTGACATTGTGGAAAATAGTGGTGGTCAATTCCATGTCTTAGTTATCATTGCAGATGGCCAG GTCACACGAAGTGTTAATACAAGTGACAGAGAGCTCAGTCCACAAGAAGAAAGTACAATCAATTCAATTGTGAATGCAAG CTTATACCCACTGTCGATTGTTCTGGTTGGTGTTGGTGACGGACCTTGGGATGATATGAAGAAATTTGATGATAAGATTCCGGCACGCGAGTTTGACAACTTCCAG TTTGTTAATTTCACAGGGATTATGTCCAAAAATATAAGTCTAAAAGAGAAGGAAACTGCTTTTGCGCTTGCTGCTCTCATGGAAATCCCTTTACAGTACAAAGCAGTGATAGAACTTGGCATTCTTGG ACAACGAACTGGAAAAGCCAAGAAAGTAGTTGCACGGCCTCCCCCAGTTTCCTACCGTAGACCTACACCTGCTCCACCTGAGCGTATGCCGAGCAATGTCTCATCATCATCACCTGCGGATGATCAGACCCAG GCTACATGCCCAATATGCCTTACGAATACAAAGGACTTGGCCTTTAATTGCGGGCATACG ACTTGCAGGGAATGTGGGTCAAAAGTGTCGAATTGTCCAATATGCCGCCAAAGGATTACTAATCGTCTTAGGCTGTTTACTTGA
- the LOC128036193 gene encoding uncharacterized protein LOC128036193 has product MNVLRVSDAAKCKAFSTTLKGSAKDWFRAHRAIMNTPMGLMSVKQGECESLQDYVKRFHAATLNMKNLEDQSAIDAFIMGVKNDHVQYSFTDNKPQSLADLYK; this is encoded by the exons ATGAACGTGCTGAGGGTGTCAGACGCGGCCAAGTGTAAAGCCTTTTCGACAACACTGAAAGGAAGTGCCAAGGACTG GTTCAGGGCCCATCGAGCGATCATGAACACACCCATGGGGCTGATGTCAGTGAAGCAGGGGGAATGTGAGTCCCTTCAAGATTACGTGAAGAGGTTCCACGCGGCGACCCTCAACATGAAAAACTTAGAAGACCAGTCGGCGATTGATGCCTTCATCATGGGAGTAAAAAATGACCATGTGCAGTACTCATTCACAGATAACAAGCCGCAAAGCCTAGCTGACCTATACAAGTGA
- the LOC105784120 gene encoding E3 ubiquitin-protein ligase RGLG4 isoform X1, whose protein sequence is MGNFLSKRKLKQMQIFEYLKKRTSMAAAPLQISTRGGESTAPINEPSGPQRKQSTKHKYGFIPDHFSTFDQVTQALREAGLESSNLILGIDFTKSNEWTGKVSFNNRSLHAIGDTPNPYEKAISIIGKTLAPFDEDNLIPCFGFGDATTHDTEVFSFHNDHSSCHGFEEVLACYRKIVPNLRLAGPTSYAPVIDVAVDIVENSGGQFHVLVIIADGQVTRSVNTSDRELSPQEESTINSIVNASLYPLSIVLVGVGDGPWDDMKKFDDKIPAREFDNFQFVNFTGIMSKNISLKEKETAFALAALMEIPLQYKAVIELGILGQRTGKAKKVVARPPPVSYRRPTPAPPERMPSNVSSSSPADDQTQATCPICLTNTKDLAFNCGHTTCRECGSKVSNCPICRQRITNRLRLFT, encoded by the exons ATGGGTAATTTTCTTTCTAAACGGAAGCTGAAACAGAtgcaaatttttgaatatttaaaaaaaagaacatcCATGGCCGCCGCACCGCTGCAAATTTCTACTCGAGGAGGGGAAAGCACTGCTCCGATTAATGAACCTTCCGGGCCACAAAGAAAACAATCTACAAAGCATAAGTATGGGTTTATTCCTGATCATTTCTCAACCTTCGATCAG GTTACCCAGGCTTTAAGAGAAGCTGGTCTAGAGTCGTCTAATCTCATACTCGGAATCGATTTCACGAAAAGCAATGAATGGACAG GCAAAGTATCATTCAACAACCGGAGTCTACATGCAATTGGTGATACACCAAATCCGTATGAGAAAGCCATCTCCATCATCGGAAAGACTCTGGCTCCATTTGATGAAGACAACTTGATACCTTGTTTCGGCTTTGGTGACG CTACCACGCATGATACGGAAGTGTTTAGCTTCCACAATGATCATTCATCTTGCCATGGATTTGAAGAAGTCTTAGCTTGTTACAGAAAGATTGTTCCAAACTTGAGACTAGCTG GACCAACTTCTTACGCACCTGTAATCGATGTTGCTGTTGACATTGTGGAAAATAGTGGTGGTCAATTCCATGTCTTAGTTATCATTGCAGATGGCCAG GTCACACGAAGTGTTAATACAAGTGACAGAGAGCTCAGTCCACAAGAAGAAAGTACAATCAATTCAATTGTGAATGCAAG CTTATACCCACTGTCGATTGTTCTGGTTGGTGTTGGTGACGGACCTTGGGATGATATGAAGAAATTTGATGATAAGATTCCGGCACGCGAGTTTGACAACTTCCAG TTTGTTAATTTCACAGGGATTATGTCCAAAAATATAAGTCTAAAAGAGAAGGAAACTGCTTTTGCGCTTGCTGCTCTCATGGAAATCCCTTTACAGTACAAAGCAGTGATAGAACTTGGCATTCTTGG ACAACGAACTGGAAAAGCCAAGAAAGTAGTTGCACGGCCTCCCCCAGTTTCCTACCGTAGACCTACACCTGCTCCACCTGAGCGTATGCCGAGCAATGTCTCATCATCATCACCTGCGGATGATCAGACCCAG GCTACATGCCCAATATGCCTTACGAATACAAAGGACTTGGCCTTTAATTGCGGGCATACG ACTTGCAGGGAATGTGGGTCAAAAGTGTCGAATTGTCCAATATGCCGCCAAAGGATTACTAATCGTCTTAGGCTGTTTACTTGA